The following are encoded together in the bacterium genome:
- a CDS encoding ABC transporter ATP-binding protein, with product MIKLKNVYKRLGNKEVLRGIDLEIAPQETMVIIGGSGEGKSVLLKHMIGLMKPDSGEVLIENENITNMSTTELNRVRSKFGMLFQYAALFDSLNVKENVGFALYEHTNLSEEEISQIVKEKLALVHLSGIETMMPSELSGGMKKRVGLARALARDPKIILYDEPTTGLDPIHADMINDLIIELNERLKVTSVVVTHDMKSAFKIADRIAMLYRGKIIAIGPVKEFENPKDPIVKQFVFGEAIGPITENG from the coding sequence ATGATTAAACTAAAAAATGTCTATAAACGGTTAGGGAATAAAGAGGTGCTTCGCGGGATAGATTTGGAAATTGCGCCGCAAGAAACCATGGTAATTATTGGCGGCAGCGGTGAAGGGAAAAGTGTTCTCTTGAAGCATATGATTGGATTAATGAAACCTGATTCCGGTGAAGTGCTGATTGAAAATGAAAATATAACCAATATGTCAACAACGGAATTAAATCGGGTGCGATCGAAATTTGGGATGCTCTTTCAATACGCGGCATTATTCGATTCGCTCAATGTTAAAGAAAATGTTGGATTTGCGCTCTATGAGCATACTAATTTATCAGAAGAGGAAATCAGCCAGATTGTCAAAGAAAAATTAGCACTTGTTCATTTATCCGGAATTGAAACCATGATGCCAAGCGAATTGAGTGGCGGGATGAAAAAACGAGTCGGACTCGCGCGCGCGTTAGCTCGCGACCCGAAAATCATCCTATACGATGAACCAACTACCGGACTTGACCCGATTCATGCGGATATGATTAACGATTTAATTATCGAATTGAACGAACGATTGAAAGTAACTTCTGTTGTTGTCACGCATGATATGAAAAGCGCATTTAAGATTGCGGATAGAATCGCAATGCTATATCGTGGGAAAATTATAGCGATTGGGCCAGTTAAAGAATTTGAAAATCCGAAAGATCCCATCGTTAAACAATTTGTTTTTGGTGAAGCGATAGGTCCGATTACTGAAAACGGATAA
- a CDS encoding ABC transporter permease: MNNIKLFSYLSALGQKQMKMIRQIGEMMLLFFSTISWIYKSRLRWNNIIRQMLYIGYESIPIVLLTAVFIGMIMVLQTGYQLAKFGATLYAGGIAAIALAREIAPVFTAFSIAARVGASIAAEIGTMKVTEQIDALETLATDPVQYLVVPRFVAAIAAVPLLTILALSIGILGGLLVGVTNLGISPQLYLNNTRDFLVLRDVYSGLIKTVVFAGIVAIIGCYQGFKTSGGAEGVGRATRNAVVSSIILIIISDYFLTTWILALWK, encoded by the coding sequence ATGAATAACATAAAACTTTTTTCATATCTATCAGCGCTCGGTCAGAAACAAATGAAAATGATTCGCCAAATTGGCGAGATGATGCTCTTATTTTTTTCGACCATCTCTTGGATATATAAATCGCGACTTCGATGGAATAATATTATTCGGCAGATGCTTTATATCGGGTATGAATCTATACCGATAGTATTATTAACCGCAGTATTTATCGGGATGATAATGGTGCTTCAAACCGGGTATCAATTAGCTAAATTTGGTGCGACCCTATATGCTGGAGGAATTGCGGCAATAGCGTTAGCGCGCGAAATCGCGCCAGTCTTCACTGCTTTTTCGATAGCTGCTCGGGTTGGCGCTTCAATTGCCGCTGAAATAGGAACGATGAAAGTTACCGAACAGATTGATGCGCTTGAAACCTTAGCCACTGATCCAGTGCAATATCTCGTCGTGCCACGATTTGTTGCCGCAATCGCTGCTGTCCCATTATTAACTATCTTAGCGTTAAGTATCGGAATTCTTGGCGGATTATTAGTCGGGGTAACGAATCTCGGGATATCACCGCAATTATATCTGAATAACACGCGGGATTTTCTAGTGCTTCGCGATGTATATAGTGGGTTGATTAAAACCGTGGTTTTTGCTGGGATTGTGGCGATTATCGGATGTTATCAAGGATTCAAAACGAGCGGCGGTGCAGAAGGCGTTGGTCGGGCGACCCGCAATGCCGTAGTTAGTTCGATTATTTTAATCATAATATCCGATTATTTTTTAACCACTTGGATTTTAGCGCTGTGGAAATAA
- the dnaB gene encoding replicative DNA helicase, whose amino-acid sequence MVTQPIISTSGTISAASSVLPHNLDAERAVLGALIFDNRAIDTVVDILDPSSFYHTAHTVIYQSILALYERNRAVDLITLTEELTRRGRLDSVGGAYYLSSLLENVATVSNVQEYAQIVRDKATARRLILAGAEISQLGYNTEEDIHSMVETAEKLIFDIAQQKSRQEFTSLSDLLSSSMEKVESFYQNKKMVTGIPTGYTELDELTSGFQKSDLIIIAGRPSMGKTAFALNIARNLAIDHDPPIPVAIFTLEMSKEQLVLRMLATESRISMRQIQSGLLGEKEFGKLVNSASRLSQAQIFIDETPALSIMELRAKARRLQQKLLQNNQSLGLIIIDYLQMMSGRARAESRQQEVSEISRSLKALAKELHLPVVAISQLSRAPEKRGESRRPQLADLRESGALEQDADLVLFIYRAEFYRRMDGKEIREEDKPAEIIIGKQRNGPCKTVKLAFLEEYTRFENLAKRYDVIPADAYVPTEEL is encoded by the coding sequence ATGGTAACCCAACCGATAATTTCAACTTCCGGAACAATTTCAGCAGCATCGTCGGTGCTTCCACATAACCTTGATGCGGAACGAGCAGTGTTAGGAGCGCTGATTTTCGACAATCGCGCTATTGATACTGTGGTAGATATCCTAGACCCATCTTCCTTTTACCATACCGCACATACCGTTATCTATCAATCTATTCTGGCGTTATACGAGCGCAACCGAGCGGTTGACCTGATAACACTAACAGAAGAGTTAACGCGACGCGGACGGTTAGACTCAGTTGGCGGCGCGTATTATCTATCCAGTTTATTAGAGAATGTAGCTACTGTAAGTAATGTGCAGGAGTATGCGCAGATTGTTCGTGATAAAGCTACTGCTCGGCGATTAATTCTTGCTGGAGCGGAGATATCCCAGCTCGGATATAACACAGAGGAAGATATCCATTCAATGGTTGAAACAGCAGAAAAACTGATTTTTGATATCGCACAGCAAAAAAGCCGGCAAGAATTTACATCCCTATCAGACCTGTTATCAAGTAGCATGGAAAAGGTCGAAAGTTTCTATCAGAATAAGAAAATGGTTACCGGTATTCCGACGGGATATACCGAACTTGATGAGTTAACTTCAGGGTTTCAGAAATCAGATCTGATTATCATTGCCGGTCGGCCTTCGATGGGGAAAACCGCCTTTGCGTTAAACATTGCACGCAATCTCGCTATTGACCACGACCCACCGATTCCGGTAGCCATTTTTACGCTCGAAATGTCAAAAGAACAGTTGGTTCTCCGGATGCTCGCAACCGAATCGCGAATTTCAATGCGACAGATACAATCAGGCCTTTTGGGAGAGAAAGAATTCGGGAAACTGGTTAATTCAGCATCGCGATTATCGCAAGCGCAAATATTTATTGATGAAACTCCGGCACTTTCAATCATGGAATTGCGCGCAAAAGCGAGACGATTACAACAAAAATTATTACAGAATAACCAATCGTTGGGATTAATTATCATTGACTATCTTCAGATGATGTCAGGGCGAGCTCGTGCTGAAAGTCGACAACAGGAAGTATCAGAGATATCCCGCTCGTTAAAAGCGTTAGCAAAAGAATTACACCTACCAGTAGTAGCGATATCTCAATTAAGCCGTGCCCCGGAAAAACGCGGGGAATCCCGTCGACCGCAACTAGCAGATTTACGCGAATCCGGCGCTTTGGAACAAGATGCTGATTTAGTGTTATTCATCTATCGGGCAGAATTTTATCGAAGAATGGATGGAAAAGAAATTCGCGAAGAAGATAAACCCGCAGAAATTATTATTGGAAAACAGCGGAACGGCCCCTGCAAAACAGTTAAACTTGCATTCTTAGAAGAATATACGCGGTTTGAAAATTTAGCGAAACGATATGATGTGATTCCAGCAGATGCATATGTTCCAACGGAAGAACTATAA
- the rplI gene encoding 50S ribosomal protein L9 has product MKVVLCEDIEHLGKYGDIVEVKDGYARNYLIPRKYAYPATESAIQLVQQKAIARAKELEKQKQELMALAEQINRTPITIAVTVGAEDKMFGSVTATDIAEALAKQNISVDHKKIRLPEPIRTLGNYTVQIKLGPEVVAETVVQVVKST; this is encoded by the coding sequence ATGAAAGTAGTATTGTGTGAAGATATAGAACATTTAGGAAAATATGGTGATATCGTTGAAGTAAAGGATGGCTATGCACGGAATTATTTAATTCCGCGTAAGTACGCATATCCTGCAACTGAATCGGCGATACAATTGGTGCAGCAGAAGGCGATAGCTCGTGCAAAAGAACTCGAAAAGCAAAAACAGGAGCTAATGGCATTAGCCGAGCAGATTAACCGTACGCCGATAACGATTGCGGTAACCGTAGGTGCCGAAGATAAAATGTTTGGTTCAGTTACCGCAACGGATATTGCTGAAGCATTAGCCAAACAGAATATTTCCGTTGACCATAAAAAAATTCGGTTACCAGAACCGATTAGGACGCTAGGTAATTATACGGTGCAGATAAAATTAGGACCGGAAGTAGTTGCAGAGACCGTTGTTCAAGTGGTAAAATCTACCTAA
- the rpsR gene encoding 30S ribosomal protein S18 → MVTTLSAGQTGTSPREKSETAVPVKRFVRRKICRFCSDKIDKIDYKDIARIKRFVTERGKIVPRRISGTCARHQRQLKIAIKRGRNMALLPYVAE, encoded by the coding sequence ATGGTAACAACACTTTCTGCTGGACAAACGGGAACGTCTCCACGAGAAAAAAGTGAAACTGCGGTACCGGTAAAACGGTTTGTCCGGCGTAAAATATGTCGTTTCTGTAGTGATAAAATTGATAAAATTGATTATAAAGATATTGCCCGCATCAAGCGGTTCGTAACAGAACGGGGAAAAATCGTTCCCCGCCGAATTTCGGGAACCTGCGCTCGGCATCAACGGCAGTTAAAAATCGCGATTAAGCGCGGGCGGAATATGGCGTTATTGCCTTACGTTGCAGAATAG
- the ssb gene encoding single-stranded DNA-binding protein: MANLNRVTLIGNLTKDPEIRFTPNGTQVLSFDLAVNHRYKDQSGNFQDETLFIRVVVWGKQADICKQFLAKGKSVFVEGRLRSRSWETQDGQKRTTIEVQASPMSVLPIEKIGKPVNTAGSAGIPEGNGEEEPGAADDSVPF; encoded by the coding sequence ATGGCAAATTTAAATCGGGTTACCTTAATTGGCAATTTAACGAAGGATCCTGAAATCCGCTTTACACCCAATGGAACGCAAGTGTTAAGTTTTGATCTAGCGGTTAATCATCGGTATAAAGACCAGTCTGGAAACTTCCAGGATGAAACATTATTCATTCGCGTGGTCGTTTGGGGTAAGCAAGCTGATATCTGTAAACAATTTTTAGCTAAAGGGAAGTCAGTATTTGTTGAAGGGCGGTTGCGCTCGCGTTCCTGGGAAACACAAGATGGACAGAAACGAACCACAATTGAAGTTCAGGCTTCACCGATGTCTGTGCTGCCGATAGAGAAAATAGGGAAACCCGTAAACACTGCGGGTTCTGCAGGTATTCCTGAAGGGAATGGAGAAGAAGAACCGGGTGCAGCAGATGATTCAGTTCCATTTTAA
- the rpsF gene encoding 30S ribosomal protein S6 yields the protein MAVTYETFFVLDPTINDEMLGKISEKIAGFIKEKNGTVLKQENWGKQKLAAPIRKRSEGIYLYFNYSAPPTIVDELKQFLKYEEMVLRNFTTKQEVVRKSRFAKKQKGELTERGEHEQSEPIAATGGTESVPVDTKPTELSE from the coding sequence ATGGCAGTAACCTATGAAACTTTTTTTGTGCTTGATCCCACGATAAATGATGAAATGCTGGGTAAAATAAGTGAAAAAATTGCCGGATTTATTAAGGAAAAAAATGGTACAGTGTTAAAACAGGAGAATTGGGGTAAACAGAAATTAGCGGCACCAATACGAAAACGAAGTGAAGGAATCTATTTATATTTTAACTATTCCGCGCCACCAACCATAGTTGACGAACTTAAACAATTTTTAAAATATGAAGAAATGGTTTTACGTAATTTTACTACTAAACAGGAGGTTGTTCGCAAGAGTCGGTTTGCGAAAAAGCAAAAAGGTGAACTGACTGAACGTGGTGAACACGAACAAAGTGAACCGATCGCAGCAACTGGAGGTACAGAATCGGTTCCAGTCGATACCAAACCAACCGAATTATCCGAATAA
- the pth gene encoding aminoacyl-tRNA hydrolase: MWLVVGLGNPGIRYSNTRHNLGFMVVDRLAEQLGIPLRQHQCHSLTGKGKLGVEEIVLAKPLTYMNQSGIAVRELLHRLQLSPSSLIVISDDFHLPLGKLRIRRQGTSGGHHGLESIAEQLGTTQFMRVRIGIGKPEGNEVVDFVLSEFSAQEMEQITLGVMKAAEAVMVIIKYGITQAMNQYN, encoded by the coding sequence ATGTGGCTGGTAGTTGGATTGGGGAATCCCGGAATACGATATTCTAATACCCGGCATAACCTTGGATTCATGGTTGTTGATAGGTTAGCGGAACAACTTGGTATTCCGCTGCGGCAGCATCAATGCCATTCGCTTACTGGGAAAGGAAAACTCGGAGTAGAAGAAATTGTATTAGCGAAACCGTTAACCTATATGAATCAAAGTGGAATTGCGGTTCGTGAACTGTTGCACCGGTTGCAATTATCCCCATCGTCGCTAATCGTTATTAGCGATGATTTCCATTTACCACTCGGGAAACTTCGGATACGCAGACAGGGAACAAGCGGCGGTCATCATGGATTAGAATCAATTGCGGAACAGTTAGGAACCACGCAATTTATGCGAGTTCGAATCGGCATCGGAAAACCTGAAGGGAATGAAGTGGTAGATTTTGTTTTATCAGAATTTAGTGCGCAGGAAATGGAACAGATAACATTAGGCGTGATGAAAGCAGCGGAAGCTGTAATGGTTATCATTAAGTATGGAATAACGCAGGCTATGAATCAGTATAATTAA
- a CDS encoding 50S ribosomal protein L25, which produces MQQVTLYAQKRNKTGKGISRQLRLHQAIPGIVYGAQQEPIPIQVGLKDIHRILSSSAGENVLINLEIDHSDEAIKQPVIIKELQKDPLTREYIHVDFYRISLDKELTTQVPIVPVGIPIGVQEGGILECIVREAEVRCLPTLIPDKIEVDVTALKIGHTIHISDLKVPEGVTLTDPPDAVVMTIVAPKAVTEEAPVTQEVIEPELITKKPTEEELLDQAEGKAEETKEKPESKAKEEKK; this is translated from the coding sequence ATGCAACAAGTAACACTCTATGCCCAGAAACGAAATAAAACCGGAAAAGGAATAAGTCGTCAATTACGACTCCATCAGGCAATTCCCGGCATCGTTTATGGCGCCCAACAAGAGCCTATCCCGATTCAGGTAGGATTGAAAGATATTCATCGGATTCTAAGCTCGAGTGCCGGCGAAAATGTACTGATAAATCTCGAAATCGACCATAGCGATGAGGCGATTAAACAACCGGTCATTATAAAAGAATTGCAAAAAGATCCGCTTACCCGAGAATATATCCATGTAGATTTCTATCGTATTTCTTTGGATAAAGAATTAACCACGCAGGTTCCAATTGTTCCGGTAGGCATTCCAATCGGGGTACAAGAAGGTGGAATATTAGAATGTATTGTGCGAGAAGCAGAAGTCCGATGTTTACCGACGCTTATTCCCGATAAAATAGAAGTAGATGTGACCGCATTGAAAATCGGACACACCATTCATATTTCCGATTTGAAAGTACCGGAGGGAGTAACGTTGACTGATCCGCCAGACGCTGTGGTCATGACCATAGTTGCGCCGAAAGCAGTAACTGAAGAAGCACCGGTAACTCAGGAAGTAATCGAACCGGAATTGATTACCAAGAAACCGACGGAAGAAGAGTTGTTAGACCAGGCGGAAGGAAAAGCTGAGGAAACAAAAGAGAAACCGGAATCAAAAGCGAAAGAAGAAAAGAAATAA
- a CDS encoding ribose-phosphate pyrophosphokinase — MASDFKIFSGRANPLLAKEICESLNIPVGNMEVSSFPDGEIFVQINENVRGIDTFVIQPTAPHVNESLMELLIIIDTLKRASARRVTAVLPYYGYARQDRKDQPRVPITAKLVANLITTAGADRVLTVDLHAGQIQGFFDIPLDNLFATEILVDYFKRLAIPNLVVVSPDIGSVKRARAFARKLDVPLAIVDKRRPKAGHAEVVNIIGEVAEKNVIIFDDMVDTAGTMVEAVRILKQEGAGVIYAGCTHGVLSGNALTRIAASELTELVITNTIAVGDKTKQCPKLKVLSIANLLAQAITNIYHNASVSALFPQ; from the coding sequence ATGGCAAGTGATTTTAAGATATTTAGCGGTCGAGCGAATCCATTACTTGCGAAAGAAATCTGTGAATCGCTGAACATTCCTGTCGGGAATATGGAAGTAAGTTCTTTTCCGGACGGAGAAATATTTGTTCAAATAAACGAGAATGTTCGCGGAATTGATACATTTGTCATTCAGCCAACCGCACCGCACGTGAATGAGTCTTTAATGGAATTGTTAATTATTATTGATACCTTGAAACGAGCTTCAGCGCGACGGGTAACTGCGGTTTTACCCTATTATGGCTATGCCCGACAAGATCGGAAAGACCAACCGCGGGTCCCGATAACGGCGAAACTAGTTGCCAACTTAATCACCACTGCAGGCGCGGATAGAGTATTAACCGTTGACTTACATGCTGGGCAGATTCAAGGGTTTTTTGATATTCCGTTGGATAATCTTTTTGCAACGGAAATTCTGGTAGATTATTTTAAGCGGTTGGCGATACCCAATCTGGTAGTGGTATCTCCGGATATTGGCAGTGTTAAACGTGCACGCGCGTTCGCCCGGAAACTTGACGTGCCACTGGCTATCGTTGATAAACGGCGACCGAAAGCTGGCCACGCTGAAGTAGTCAATATTATTGGAGAAGTCGCTGAAAAAAATGTAATCATTTTTGATGATATGGTAGATACAGCGGGAACGATGGTTGAAGCGGTAAGGATATTGAAGCAGGAAGGTGCAGGTGTGATTTATGCAGGATGCACGCATGGGGTTCTTTCCGGAAACGCGTTAACGCGAATCGCTGCATCTGAATTAACTGAATTGGTTATCACGAATACTATCGCAGTCGGAGATAAAACTAAACAATGTCCAAAATTAAAAGTTTTATCTATTGCAAATCTCCTTGCGCAAGCCATAACTAATATCTATCATAATGCATCAGTTAGTGCATTGTTTCCACAGTAA
- the rplQ gene encoding 50S ribosomal protein L17 yields MRHRKSGKKLGRTISHRKALFRNLIRALVISEKIVTTESKAKAVQPIIEKLISVARNKSLSNRRRIAAWIPDNEVAKKLVETIATRYQNRPGGYTRIIKLGRRVGDTARMARLEFVESESSLASETKETANT; encoded by the coding sequence ATGCGACATCGAAAGTCAGGCAAAAAACTTGGGAGAACGATTTCCCATCGAAAAGCATTATTCCGGAACCTAATTCGAGCACTGGTTATTTCCGAAAAAATTGTTACCACCGAATCGAAAGCGAAAGCGGTTCAGCCGATTATAGAAAAATTAATTTCAGTAGCCCGAAATAAGAGTTTATCGAATCGCCGTAGAATCGCGGCGTGGATTCCAGATAATGAGGTGGCTAAAAAGTTGGTCGAGACCATAGCAACTCGATACCAGAATCGTCCCGGTGGATACACCCGGATAATTAAACTCGGGCGTCGCGTTGGCGATACCGCACGTATGGCGCGATTGGAATTTGTTGAATCGGAATCGAGCCTTGCTTCAGAAACGAAAGAAACTGCAAATACTTAA
- a CDS encoding DNA-directed RNA polymerase subunit alpha encodes MHNELQLPKNLRWEEESLTATYGKLIIEPLERGYGVTLGNVFRRILLSSIPGAAFVSVKIDGITNEFESIPGVQEDTIDILLNLKNVHLRLIGEEKQKLYIESHGPKQVTAKDIQSNQNVVIVNPEQHIATLNEDGALRMELDVAAGIGYVPAERNKQHYQHLPVGTILLDSIFSPIRRVNYQIEQIRVGQQTDFEKLTIQIWTNGAVAPQEAIKQATDIIDDHIKNIKSFLVAGIQEDSSGPPPEEEGKEKERELEVVKQISGTGQVIPNDILDKTVDDLELSVRAFNCLKSAGIKTIRDLILKTEAEMLKYRNFGRKSLNEIKELLAKMGLSLGCKLNERGQVILPPAEEIHAVRKRGRKPSK; translated from the coding sequence ATGCATAATGAATTGCAACTGCCGAAAAATCTACGGTGGGAAGAAGAAAGTTTAACCGCGACATACGGGAAATTAATTATCGAACCGTTAGAACGCGGATACGGCGTTACCCTAGGGAATGTATTTCGTCGTATATTATTATCATCGATACCGGGAGCGGCGTTTGTATCGGTAAAAATTGATGGGATAACTAATGAATTTGAATCTATCCCTGGGGTTCAGGAAGATACGATAGATATTTTGCTCAACTTAAAAAATGTGCATCTGCGATTGATCGGTGAGGAAAAGCAGAAACTATATATTGAATCGCACGGACCAAAACAGGTTACCGCTAAGGATATTCAGTCGAACCAGAATGTTGTTATAGTAAATCCGGAACAGCATATTGCAACGCTAAATGAAGATGGAGCATTACGGATGGAATTAGACGTTGCTGCGGGGATTGGATATGTACCTGCGGAAAGAAATAAGCAACATTATCAGCATCTGCCGGTAGGAACCATATTGCTCGATTCGATTTTTTCACCAATTCGTCGAGTTAATTATCAGATAGAACAAATCCGTGTCGGGCAACAAACAGATTTCGAAAAGCTAACGATTCAGATTTGGACGAATGGTGCGGTTGCTCCGCAGGAAGCGATTAAACAAGCGACTGATATCATTGATGACCATATCAAAAACATTAAATCATTTCTAGTTGCAGGTATTCAAGAAGATAGTAGTGGACCTCCTCCCGAAGAAGAAGGAAAAGAAAAGGAGAGAGAGTTGGAAGTGGTTAAGCAAATATCAGGTACTGGCCAAGTGATTCCAAATGATATCCTAGATAAAACTGTTGATGATTTAGAGCTGTCGGTGCGAGCGTTTAACTGTTTGAAATCCGCTGGAATAAAAACGATCCGGGATTTGATTTTAAAAACAGAAGCGGAAATGCTGAAATATCGGAATTTCGGTCGGAAATCGTTAAATGAGATTAAAGAACTATTGGCGAAAATGGGATTGTCGTTAGGTTGTAAATTGAATGAACGGGGGCAGGTTATACTCCCGCCAGCAGAAGAAATCCATGCAGTGAGAAAAAGAGGTCGAAAACCGTCGAAATAA
- the rpsD gene encoding 30S ribosomal protein S4, whose protein sequence is MARNTGAACRVCRREGVKLFLKGTRCYSEKCALTRRGYPPGQHGQQRAKLSAYAIQLREKQKLKSMYGILERQFRGYFVKAERLPGITGSNLLQLLERRLDNLVYRLGFATSRDEARQLVLHGHILVDNRKIDIPSYLVSTGQVISVREKSREIPSVKRATAMAGSQEPLPWLERNLDKMEGKLLNIPSRDEIPVAIKEQLIVELYSK, encoded by the coding sequence ATGGCTAGAAATACAGGAGCAGCTTGTCGCGTATGTCGCCGAGAGGGAGTCAAATTATTTTTAAAAGGAACGAGATGTTATAGTGAAAAATGTGCGTTAACCCGGCGTGGGTATCCTCCCGGGCAGCATGGTCAACAACGGGCTAAGCTGTCTGCATACGCAATACAATTACGGGAAAAGCAAAAGTTAAAAAGTATGTACGGAATACTTGAGCGGCAATTTCGTGGATATTTTGTTAAAGCAGAACGATTGCCCGGTATTACTGGATCAAATCTTCTGCAGTTGCTTGAGCGACGGTTAGATAATCTAGTGTATCGATTGGGATTTGCTACGTCTCGAGATGAAGCGCGTCAGCTGGTTCTTCATGGACATATTCTAGTAGACAATCGGAAAATAGATATCCCATCATATTTAGTTTCTACAGGACAAGTTATTTCGGTTAGAGAAAAAAGTCGTGAAATCCCAAGCGTTAAACGAGCAACAGCTATGGCTGGGAGTCAGGAACCGTTACCTTGGTTAGAGCGGAATCTGGATAAAATGGAAGGGAAGTTATTGAACATCCCGAGTCGAGATGAAATCCCGGTTGCGATAAAAGAACAGCTCATAGTCGAGCTATACTCCAAATAA
- the rpsK gene encoding 30S ribosomal protein S11 → MAVGKKKKVLSYPTNGIAYIQATFNNTIVTITDTSGNALVWASAGSQGFKGSRKSTPFAAQVTAEAAAKKALALGLKQVEVYVKGPGAGRESAIRAIQAVGLDISVIKDITPIPHNGCRPPKRRRV, encoded by the coding sequence ATGGCAGTCGGGAAAAAGAAAAAAGTTCTATCATATCCAACGAACGGAATTGCATATATCCAGGCAACGTTTAATAATACCATCGTTACTATTACAGATACTTCAGGAAACGCATTGGTTTGGGCATCAGCTGGTTCGCAAGGATTTAAAGGGTCACGAAAAAGTACGCCTTTTGCTGCGCAGGTTACCGCTGAAGCAGCGGCGAAAAAAGCGTTAGCACTAGGACTAAAACAGGTTGAGGTTTATGTCAAAGGTCCTGGTGCAGGGCGTGAATCAGCAATTCGCGCTATTCAAGCGGTAGGATTGGATATTAGCGTTATAAAAGATATAACTCCGATACCACATAACGGATGTCGTCCACCGAAACGAAGAAGAGTATAA
- the rpsM gene encoding 30S ribosomal protein S13, with amino-acid sequence MARIAGIDIPKDKRVEIGLMYIFGVGRSLSNKILKELNINPDIRVKDLTDEQVSRINTLIMREHKVEGELRREITANIKRLMDIGSYRGLRHRRNLPVRGQRTHTNARTRKGPRKTVGVLRKAAVAKMTPKTEEKKK; translated from the coding sequence GTGGCTAGAATCGCTGGAATAGATATTCCTAAAGATAAACGAGTTGAAATCGGGTTGATGTATATTTTTGGCGTTGGCAGGAGTTTATCGAACAAAATTTTAAAAGAATTAAATATTAATCCTGATATTCGCGTTAAAGACTTAACTGACGAGCAGGTAAGCCGGATAAATACCTTAATTATGCGCGAGCATAAGGTTGAAGGAGAATTACGGCGTGAAATCACCGCGAATATTAAGCGATTAATGGATATCGGTTCATATCGCGGGTTGCGACACCGAAGAAATCTGCCTGTTCGAGGACAGCGAACACATACGAATGCGCGAACCAGAAAAGGACCGCGGAAAACCGTTGGCGTTTTACGAAAAGCTGCGGTGGCAAAAATGACCCCGAAAACTGAAGAAAAGAAAAAATAG
- the rpmJ gene encoding 50S ribosomal protein L36 translates to MKVKASVKKICEKCRIIRRHGVVRVICSNPRHKQRQG, encoded by the coding sequence ATGAAAGTTAAAGCATCAGTGAAAAAAATTTGTGAAAAATGTCGGATTATTCGACGGCACGGGGTGGTTCGCGTTATCTGTAGCAATCCGCGTCATAAACAACGTCAGGGTTAA
- the infA gene encoding translation initiation factor IF-1 yields the protein MAKEPAIEVEGVVVETLPNATFRVELENGHKVLAHVSGKMRMNFIRILPGDKVKLELSPYDLSRGRIIYRSK from the coding sequence ATGGCAAAGGAACCAGCAATTGAAGTTGAAGGTGTTGTCGTGGAGACATTACCGAACGCAACATTTCGGGTAGAATTAGAGAACGGACATAAAGTTTTAGCGCATGTTTCTGGGAAAATGCGCATGAATTTTATTCGCATCCTTCCAGGGGATAAAGTAAAATTAGAATTATCGCCGTATGATTTATCTCGAGGCAGAATTATTTATCGCAGTAAATAA